The following DNA comes from Vibrio gigantis.
TGAAAATCAAAGGCATCGCTAACCTAAACACTCGCCAGGTAGATGCAGAAGTAAACTTTACGCCAGATATCACTTCGGGTATTCCGGTACTGACAGCGTTTGCAGTAACGCCTCAAACAGCGTTGTATGTGTTGGCGGTAACTACGGTTATTTCACCGGTTGTTGAGGTCTTTACACAGGTTAATTACTCGGTGAAAGGTCCTCTGGATTCACCAACGGTAAGTGAGCTTTCTCGTAGCTCTGGTGAGTTCCAACTTCCAGAAAACTTAAGGAAGTTGGCTGAGTAAAATAAGCCCTAATATACAGATAAATAGTGATTTCTGAATCATAATGAATGGAGAAGCAGTGCACATGGATTGTGTTGGTTTGATTCAAATGACTTCGGGCCCAGACCCTGACTGTAACCTTGATTATCTCGCCCAAGAGATAACCAAGTGTAAAGCGTTGGGGGCTAAATGGGTCGTGTGCCCAGAGAATGCATTGGTATTCGGTAGCAAAGCAGATTACCACAAGTATGCCGAGCCCCTAAATGATGGCCCATTGCAGAAGAAACTGGCTGAGTTAGCTAAGCTTCATCGCATTTGGGTCATTGTGGGCAGTATGCCGATAAGCACAGCGAAAGGTGTCACCACCACGACTTTGGTGTTCGATGACTTTGGCTGCTTAGTGGCTCACTACGACAAGCTACACATGTTCGATGTGGATGTTGCCGATGCCCACAAGTGCTATCGAGAGTCTGATATTTTCACTCCGGGTGAGCGAGTTGTGACAACGGAAACGCCTTTTGGTCACTTAGGTTTAAGTATTTGTTATGATGTGCGCTTTCCTCACTTGTATTCAGAGTTACGCAAGCAAGGCGCGCAGATCATAGTGGTACCAGCGGCGTTTACTGCAGTAACCGGTCAGGCGCATTGGGAAGCATTGTTAAGATGCCGGGCAATCGAAACACAATCGTGGATTGTTGCGGTAGGGCAAGGTGGTAAGCATCCTTGCCAAAGAGAAACATGGGGACACTCTATGGTGGTTGATCCCTGGGGAAGAGTGGTCGCTCAGTTAGACCAAGATCCTAAAAGTATGGTGGTCGAGATAGACATATCCAGTTGTGAATCCATTAGGCAAAATATGCCAATCACACAACACACTCGATTTACCAATCAATTTTAATTACAAACAAGAGCCATCTATGAGCATTAATCAAATTGAAGAAGCGCTACTGAACCCAACAGGGCTTACGGAGCAAAATATCGCAGATACATTGGCGAGCATTGCTACCCGCCAAATTGATTATGCTGATATCTACTTTCAGTCAAGCTGGCACGAATCTTTAGTGCTAGAAGACAGCATCATTAAAGACGGCTCTTTCAATATTGATTGCGGTGTGGGTGTTCGTGCAGTATCTGGCGAAAAGACTGGTTTTGCTTACTCTGACCAAATCCAATTGGATGGATTAAAGCAAAGCGCGATTGCAGCTCGTGGTATCGCGAAGCAAGGTCAAAACGGCAAGGTGCAAGCTTTCAAGCGCAACGCTAACCAAACTTATTATGATGCGGTAAACCCACTAGCAAGCTGGGAAAAGCAGCAAAAAACAGAACTTCTTAAGTCATTGGACGCTTACATTCGTACTAAAGAGCCTATGGTGACGGAAGTTTCAGTGAGCTTAAGTGGTGTGCATGAGCAGATGCTGGTTGCTGCGACTGATGGCACGTACGCTGGCGATATTCGTCCGTTGGTTCGTTTATCTATTAGTGTTCTTGCTCAGAAAGGCGATCGCCGTGAGCGTGGTAGTGCTGGTGGCGGTGGTCGTTTTGGTTACGACTTCTTCCTAAGCGATGACAAAGGCACTCAAGTTGCTTACCAATTTGCTGATGAAGCGATTCGCCAAGCATTAGTTAACCTTGAAGCGGTTGCTGCGCCTGCTGGTGCAATGCCTGTGGTTCTGGGTTCTGGTTGGCCGGGTGTTCTACTGCATGAAGCGGTAGGCCACGGTTTAGAAGGTGACTTCAACCGTAAAGAGTCATCAGTATTCTCTGGCAAAGTTGGCGAACAAGTGACTTCAAGCCTGTGTACGATTGTCGATGACGGCACATTGACTGATCTTCGTGGCTCATTGAACGTCGATGATGAAGGTGTAAACGGTCAATACAATACCCTAATCGAAAACGGCATCCTAAAAGGTTATATGCAAGACAAGCTGAATGCCCGTCTAATGGGGGTTGCTCCAACAGGTAACGGTCGTCGTGAGTCTTACGCGCACCTTCCAATGCCACGTATGACTAACACATACATGCTACCGGGTGAACACACACCAGAAGAGATCATCGCGACAGTAGATAAAGGTATCTACGCACCAAACTTCGGCGGCGGTCAGGTTGATATTACTTCTGGTAAGTTTGTATTCTCAGCTTCTGAAGCCTACATGATTGAAAATGGTAAGATCACTCACCCAGTTAAGGGCGCAACGTTGATCGGCTCTGGTATCGAAGCGATGCAGCAAGTGTCTATGGTTGGTAACGACCTAAGCATCGACCGTGGTGTTGGTGTGTGTGGTAAGGCTGGTCAAAGCGTGCCAGTAGGTGTTGGTCAACCAACATTGAAACTAGACTCGCTAACCGTTGGTGGTACTGAGTAAAGCAGGTTAGTCTCTGCACAATGACTAAAAATTTAAAGTGAAAAGCGCCTCCATTGTGAGGCGCTTTTTGTTTTTGAGGGAGAGTTAGTTATAGCAAAAAGCGATTACATGTTCTCTTCGGCAAACTCTGCCAGTCGGCTACGTACCACGCCATTGAGGTGAATATTGGCGCTGCCTTCGAAGTTTTTAAAACGCTCAACCATGTAGGTTAAACCCGAAGTAACAGGGGTTAGATAGGAAGAGTCGATTTGCGCTAGGTTGCCTGAACAGACAATCTTGGTCCCTTCACCACAACGGGTGATGATGGTTTTGATTTGTGAAGCAGTCAGGTTTTGACACTCATCGAGAAGCACAAACGCATTCTGGATGGAACGGCCACGCATGAAGTTGATCGACTTGAACTGGATATTGGCTTTATCACAGATGTACTTCATCGACCCTTCGGTACAGTGGTCATTTTTGTGCAGTGCTTCAAGTGTATCGGTCACGGCAGCCAACCAAGGCAACATTTTCTCTTCCTCTGTACCAGGGAGGAAACCGATCGACTCTCCAATATCAGGCGTGTTTCGGGTTACGATGATCTTATCGAACTGTTTACGCTCAATAGTTTGTTCAAGCGCAGCGGCCATAGCTAACAGTGTCTTACCACTGCCTGCCGCACCAGTTAGGATTACCAGGTCAATATCGGGATCGAGCAGCGCATCGATCGCCATGCCTTGATAGACGTTCTTGGGTGTGATGTCCCATGCTCTGCGATTCATCAGTCTTTCGCGACTGAGGTCTCTCAGCGTGATACTTTCCGGTTCAATCTCCTCGACTCGAGCGGCAAAGTCAGTCTCTTCGTCAATTACATATTGGTTAAGGAAGGTTGGTTCAAACGGCGCTCTTGCTAAGGTGTGCAGGGTCTTACCGCCTAAACTTCTGCTCTCGACATTATCGATACCATCCCAAAATGCGCCCTCAAGTTGTTGAAAGCCTTTGGTGAGGTATTGGATATCATCAATCAGTTGGTCGGTTTGGTAATCTTCAACGAAACGGACACCAGCGCCTTTAGCTCGTAAGCGCATGTTGATGTCTTTGGTGATGAGAACCACTTCGCGTGGTGCGCGTTTATTTTGAAGATAGAGAACTGCGTTGAGGATTCGGTTATCGCCAGCTTTGTCGTCGGCGAAGGCCTTGATACTTTCTTGAAGTTCGTAATCTGCGAGTATTGAAATACTGCCAGAGGCGTTAATGTCTTTAGAAAATGGAATGCCTTCCGATATTTGGTCGGGTGTGGCTTCCCTGAATAAGTCTTCGAGGGTTCGAATCGCAATTCTCGCATCTCGAGCAACGTCTCTTTTACTGTCTTTGATTCTGTCGAGTTCTTCTAGCACTGTCATGGGGATAACGACATCGTGCTCTTGGAAAGAAAATATAGCGAAGGGTTCGTGAAGTAGGATATTGGTGTCTAAAACAAATAGCTTCCGGTTGGTCTCGCCCATAGCATCTCCTTGCCGACGTGCGGCTTGCCTTGCATTCATTGAACGTAGATAAAGCTCATATAAAGATTAGTATCTGATTCTGGTGATAGTCAACTACTCACCTAAACTTCATCTAGAGGAATAACACCATATCGTTGTAGATGAATATGGCGTATTCGTTTGAGAGCAGCAATCTGCTATCCATAGAGTAACCATGAGTTTTTGACAGTTTGATTGCATTGGCGAAAACAGAAAAAAAGCACGAAATCATCTCCTTTAGGCGTGACCTAAATCACAGCATCGAGTAAGATTAGCGACCTTTTTCTGCACCATTTTCTCGAGATATTTATTATTGAGAGCGCACTTAAAAAGTGGCTGCAAACTAGGCATTTTTGGCTATATTTTTAGTTCAGGAGCGAGAACGTTCTTGTTTGAAACTGCAGTTAAAAGACCAAATTCCAACTATAAGATTGAGGTAGTCGATTCATGACATTTGCTTTGGGGCAACGCTGGATAAGCGATACGGAGAGCGATTTAGGTTTAGGTACCGTTGTAGCAATGGATGCTCGCACAGTGACACTAATGTTTGCAGCGTCAGAAGAAAACCGTGTTTATGCACGTACTGATGCTCCCGTAACCCGAGTAACGTTTAATGTAGGCGATGTCATCGAATGCCAAGAAGGTTGGTCTCTGTCTGTCGAAGAAGTTATCGAAGACAAAGGACTGCTAACCTACTTAGGTACTCGCGAAGATACCCAAGAAACAGAAGTCGCTCTGCGTGAAATCTTCTTAAGCAATCAGATCCGCTTTAACAAGCCACAAGATAAGCTGTACGCAGGTCAAATCGACCGTATGGATAACTTTGTGTTGCGTTATCGCGCACTGAGCAATCAATACCAACAGCACAAGAGCCCAATGCGCGGCCTGTGTGGTATGCGTGCTGGCTTGATTCCTCATCAGTTATACATCGCTCATGAAGTGGGTCGTCGTCACGCTCCGCGTGTTTTGCTTGCTGATGAAGTTGGCCTAGGTAAAACCATCGAAGCGGGCATGATCATCCACCAACAAGTGTTGTCTGGTCGTGCAGAACGTATTCTGATTGTAGTGCCTGAAACTCTACAGCATCAATGGTTAGTTGAGATGATGCGCCGTTTCAATTTGCACTTCTCTATCTTTGACGAAGAGCGTTGTATTGAAGCCTTTGCAGAATCAGATAACCCATTTGATACTCAGCAATACGTTCTGTGTTCTTTGGATTTCCTACGTAAGAGCCGTAAGCGCTACGAGCAAGCACTTGAAGGTGAGTGGGATCTGTTGGTTGTCGATGAAGCTCACCACCTTGAGTGGAGCCAAGAGAAACCAAGTCGTGAATACCAAGTCGTTGAAGGCTTAGCTGAAAATACTTCTGGCGCACTACTACTAACAGCAACACCTGAACAGCTTGGTCGCGAGAGTCACTTTGCACGTCTGCGTCTGCTGGACCCTGATCGTTTCTACGACTACGAAGCATTCGTTGAAGAAGAAGACCAATACGCACCGGTTGCTGATGCAGTAACGGCTCTGTTCTCTGGTGTGAAGCTTGAAAACAGTGCGAAGAACCAGATTACTGAACTGCTTTCTGAACAAGATGTTGAGCCGCTATTCCGTGTGATTGAAGGTGATAGCAGCGAAGAAGAGCAAGCACTGGCTCGTCAAGAACTGATTGATAACCTTATGGATCGCCATGGTACAGGTCGTGTTCTTTTCAGAAACACACGTGCTGCTATTAAAGGCTTCCCTAAGCGTAATGTAAACCTACTGCCGATGGACATTCCAACGCAGTACACAACCTCAATGCGCGTATCTGGCATGATCGGTGGCAAGATGGCTCCCGAAGCTCGTGCTATGAAGATGCTGTACCCAGAAGAGATCTTCCAAGAGTTTGAAGGTGAAGATTCAAGCTGGTGGCAATTCGATTCACGCGTTAACTGGTTGATTGAAAAGATCCAAGATAAGCGCAGCGAAAAGATCCTAGTGATCGCCTCTCGTGCAAGTACGGCTTTGCAATTAGAGCAAGCGCTGCGTGAGCGTGAAGGTGTACGTGCAACCGTATTCCACGAAGGCATGTCGATTCTAGAGCGTGATAAAGCGGCGGCTTACTTTGCTCAAGAAGAGGGCGGCGCTCAGGTTCTTATCTGTAGTGAGATCGGTTCTGAAGGTCGTAACTTCCAGTTCGCTAACCAACTCGTAATGTTTGATCTTCCATTCAACCCAGATTTGCTTGAACAACGTATCGGTCGTTTGGATCGTATTGGTCAGCTGCGTGATATCGACATCCATGTTCCTTACTTGAAAGGTACATCACAGGCGATTCTTGCGCGTTGGTTCGATGAAGGTCTGAACGCGTTTGCCGAGACTTGTCCAACAGGTCGCACGGTTTACGACAAGTACTCAGATGTTCTTATTGAGATGCTAGCTTCT
Coding sequences within:
- the rapA gene encoding RNA polymerase-associated protein RapA, giving the protein MTFALGQRWISDTESDLGLGTVVAMDARTVTLMFAASEENRVYARTDAPVTRVTFNVGDVIECQEGWSLSVEEVIEDKGLLTYLGTREDTQETEVALREIFLSNQIRFNKPQDKLYAGQIDRMDNFVLRYRALSNQYQQHKSPMRGLCGMRAGLIPHQLYIAHEVGRRHAPRVLLADEVGLGKTIEAGMIIHQQVLSGRAERILIVVPETLQHQWLVEMMRRFNLHFSIFDEERCIEAFAESDNPFDTQQYVLCSLDFLRKSRKRYEQALEGEWDLLVVDEAHHLEWSQEKPSREYQVVEGLAENTSGALLLTATPEQLGRESHFARLRLLDPDRFYDYEAFVEEEDQYAPVADAVTALFSGVKLENSAKNQITELLSEQDVEPLFRVIEGDSSEEEQALARQELIDNLMDRHGTGRVLFRNTRAAIKGFPKRNVNLLPMDIPTQYTTSMRVSGMIGGKMAPEARAMKMLYPEEIFQEFEGEDSSWWQFDSRVNWLIEKIQDKRSEKILVIASRASTALQLEQALREREGVRATVFHEGMSILERDKAAAYFAQEEGGAQVLICSEIGSEGRNFQFANQLVMFDLPFNPDLLEQRIGRLDRIGQLRDIDIHVPYLKGTSQAILARWFDEGLNAFAETCPTGRTVYDKYSDVLIEMLASGNTDQLDEVIEESAKLNQSLKSDLEKGRDRLLEMHSNGGDKAHEIAEKIASTDGDTNLVTFALSLFDTIGLNQDDKGENALVITPSEHMMVPSYPGLPYEGATITFDRDTALSREDMNFISWEHPMIQGGIDLLLSEGVGASAVSLLKNKALPVGTILLELVYLVDAQAPKRSGISQFLPKTPIRLMMDGRGNDLSAQVEFDSFNRQLSPVNRHLASKLVNSVQGEIHKLIEAGETHVLPKVEEVRQQAQKDMQTNLNGELERLQALKAVNPNIRDEELEVIEAQINELTGYISKAQVQLDSLRLIVVSHN
- the tldD gene encoding metalloprotease TldD gives rise to the protein MSINQIEEALLNPTGLTEQNIADTLASIATRQIDYADIYFQSSWHESLVLEDSIIKDGSFNIDCGVGVRAVSGEKTGFAYSDQIQLDGLKQSAIAARGIAKQGQNGKVQAFKRNANQTYYDAVNPLASWEKQQKTELLKSLDAYIRTKEPMVTEVSVSLSGVHEQMLVAATDGTYAGDIRPLVRLSISVLAQKGDRRERGSAGGGGRFGYDFFLSDDKGTQVAYQFADEAIRQALVNLEAVAAPAGAMPVVLGSGWPGVLLHEAVGHGLEGDFNRKESSVFSGKVGEQVTSSLCTIVDDGTLTDLRGSLNVDDEGVNGQYNTLIENGILKGYMQDKLNARLMGVAPTGNGRRESYAHLPMPRMTNTYMLPGEHTPEEIIATVDKGIYAPNFGGGQVDITSGKFVFSASEAYMIENGKITHPVKGATLIGSGIEAMQQVSMVGNDLSIDRGVGVCGKAGQSVPVGVGQPTLKLDSLTVGGTE
- a CDS encoding PhoH family protein gives rise to the protein MGETNRKLFVLDTNILLHEPFAIFSFQEHDVVIPMTVLEELDRIKDSKRDVARDARIAIRTLEDLFREATPDQISEGIPFSKDINASGSISILADYELQESIKAFADDKAGDNRILNAVLYLQNKRAPREVVLITKDINMRLRAKGAGVRFVEDYQTDQLIDDIQYLTKGFQQLEGAFWDGIDNVESRSLGGKTLHTLARAPFEPTFLNQYVIDEETDFAARVEEIEPESITLRDLSRERLMNRRAWDITPKNVYQGMAIDALLDPDIDLVILTGAAGSGKTLLAMAAALEQTIERKQFDKIIVTRNTPDIGESIGFLPGTEEEKMLPWLAAVTDTLEALHKNDHCTEGSMKYICDKANIQFKSINFMRGRSIQNAFVLLDECQNLTASQIKTIITRCGEGTKIVCSGNLAQIDSSYLTPVTSGLTYMVERFKNFEGSANIHLNGVVRSRLAEFAEENM
- a CDS encoding carbon-nitrogen hydrolase family protein gives rise to the protein MDCVGLIQMTSGPDPDCNLDYLAQEITKCKALGAKWVVCPENALVFGSKADYHKYAEPLNDGPLQKKLAELAKLHRIWVIVGSMPISTAKGVTTTTLVFDDFGCLVAHYDKLHMFDVDVADAHKCYRESDIFTPGERVVTTETPFGHLGLSICYDVRFPHLYSELRKQGAQIIVVPAAFTAVTGQAHWEALLRCRAIETQSWIVAVGQGGKHPCQRETWGHSMVVDPWGRVVAQLDQDPKSMVVEIDISSCESIRQNMPITQHTRFTNQF